The segment GCGATAGCGTTTTAATAAGGGTAATGCTCCGTCGGCTATAGTTTATTGGCGCGTTGAGTAACATAAAGAAGCAGGCAAGCGACACCACGACAAGGGTCGGCGCAGAATAAAAGAGGAACACTTCATTCGGCTTAAAGGTGCTGATTGAGAGAGAATAGGTCATGACCGCCGTCAATACGGCAGAGAGAATAAAGATAATCGCTGAAATTATCACCTTGGGGTTGATGTCAAAACGTCGCGCAACGCCGCCGATAATATAGAACCCTGAAAGGTACACCACCATGTCGATATTACTCGGCGTAGGAATGGCTTGCCCCTCCAGTAAATTTGCTTTTACATTATCAAACAGCATATAGACCGAGGCCAGCACAAACCACACGGTGAGCGTGTAATTTACCCGCGGCTGGCTGCCATTTTGAATAAAGGTATTCAGCAGGGGGGTAACCAGGTACAGCAGGATCAGGGTATAGATAAACCACAGATGCGGATACGCAGGCGTACTGAGCAGTTCCAGCAGGCTGACCGGTGTGGTATCTCCCTTAAAGGAATGGCTGTAGATAATGTAGATTACTGACCAGGCGACCAGCGGAATAACCAGGTTGAGTACGCGTGTTTTTAGCGTACTGAGCAGGGATTCATTTTTATTCAGAGAAATATAGCCGGTAATGAGCAAAAACAGCGGAAACGCGATACGCCCCAGGGCTTCATACATAACCGACACGGACCAGGCTAAATGGAAGTAGCTAAAAGGTATCGCTGCCGTGTGCAACAGAATAACCAGAAAGGTAGCTACCAAAGACAGCAGCTTAATATTCATTATTTTCAACGCCTAACTCCCCGTTAAGAAGCCTCATCTGGCCAAAAGCCAGACGATCGCCAATACGCTAAAGGTATCATACTCCGTCGCGCTGACGAATCGCGGGGCGCAAAAATAACCCTGGCTGTTCAGCCGGGCTGGGAAGCGCGTTCAACGATAAGGGTGGCCGGGCAGACTTCATTGGCCTGAACCACGCGATACTCCGCTTTTCCCTGATGGATATACATGCAGGCGCGACCCGCCTCTCCGCCGTCCTGCTCCTGAGAGAGTCTTAGGGTAATTTGTTCCGCCCCGGCGGCGTTCACCAGGGGAATGAAGGCGAGGGCAGACACCATCATAATTTTCAGCACAGCGACACTGCATAATTTATTCATAGTAAACATGGCCAAAAGGAGAAAATGATATGCCAGCAGCAGGCAATTCCGATCGGAACATCGGATCGTTTAGTTTGTATACCGCCATTGCTCATGCTAACAGAGTGCAAACGTTGCTGAAATATCGGATGAAGCCGACATTACTGCCACCAGAGTTTTCTTATTTATTGTGGATCTGTTCGGGGATTGCGATCGCGGATTGATTTTATCGCGATGCTGGAAACCTTCTTCGATTTTACGCGGTATTTCTGAGAGGTGACCTGAGGAATTCAACATTCGCCGCAAAAAAGTGCCTCGGGAAGTGGGAAACCCAGCAGCACTTCCCGAGGCCGTGCAAATGCATAATTCGTTACCTGATGAAAAATAGTCGGTTTTTTACTACCACACAAGTTTTTTGTTATTACTCAATTAAGTGCGGGTTTTCTGGTCGAATAGGAGCGGCAATTCGGTTATTTCTCCTTGACCTTCCCCCTGCTGGAAGGTAGAGGATATGCCCTACCATTTGCTCAACGTTGAAAGGGAATAGTTGATGAATATTGTAAAAACCGCAGTGATATCCACGCTTCTGCTGTCCGCTGCCGCCATGGCGGATGACACGATGTCTATGCCTGACCGCCAGGCTCAGGGAACGGCTGCTCAGCACAGCTATCAGAGCGGGATGGATAAAATGCATCACAGCATGCAAAAAGGCATGACCTCGCACGATCCGGACGTCGCCTTCGCTAACGGTATGACGGCCCATCATCAGGGCGCCATTGATATGGCGAAGACCGAGCTGAAATACGGCAAAGATCCTGAAATGCGCAGGCTGGCAGAGGCGATTATTAACGCGCAGCAGCCAGAAATTGACCAGATGCAGGCGTGGCTGAAAAAGCAGAAAAAATAGCCTTTCAGTGAGGCTGATGCTGCTTAATAAGGCGATAGGGCTGGCGTGAGAGGATATTAACGTGGGCGAAGGAAAAAACTCACCCGCTGAGGCGAAAGTTGTTAAAATTAACTTCTCTCTCAAACTCATGGAATACATTATGTCATCGGAAATTGCACATCCCTCTACCAGCCCAAAGCAGGCTGCACTTCAGCTGGTTATTGAACTGGTCCGTGCGGGCAAGCTCAGCCCATTACAGGGCGACGCCTCCAATATGATCTCTATTTATGAGCAGTTCAAAGCCCACTTTGAAGCGGATAAGCAGAAAAAAAGTTCGGAATCTGCCATCTCATAAGTGTCGGGCGGCATTTCGCCGCCCGTGCTTATCGCCCGGCGTCAATTTTTACTCACCCGATCGTAGTAGAGCATGCTGGTGCCGATCCCCTGCTGCGCCCCCTGAATATTACTGCGCAGGCCCACCAGCTTTTGCCCCTGTAGCGTGACGACGTAGGGAGAGTTTTGCTGAATCTCCGTCTGTAGCTGCTGATAGAGTGCATTGCGGGTTTTCACATTGCTCTCAGCCGCCGCGGCACGCGTCTGCTCACTGAGCTTTGGAATGGTCCAGCCCAGCCGCCATGCCAGGGTTTTCGGGCCATTCGGCACGTTGTAAGCAAAGGTGCTGGCGTTGGTATTGGGGTCAACATAGTCCGCCCCCCAATAAATAAAGATCGACTGAAAGTCACGTCCGCGCATTTTTGCCCACAGCTCCGCTTCCGCCACCGGCTGGATATCAATTTGGATATCGGCTTTGGCAAAGCTGGCCTGGAGAGCCTGTGCGATATCGGTGTAGGGTGGCTGGTTTACGATGGTCAGTGAGAAGCGCGTGCCGGGCCTGATCCCTCCCTGCTGCAAAATCGCTTTTGCCTTGTTCAGATCGTAGTGGAAAGGCTGACTGGTAAGGGCCCCGTCGAAACCCTCAGGCAAAAATGTCTGATGCACCTGAAACTGGCCCTTCAGCAGATCCTTTGAAATCCCATCGTAATCAACCAGCCAGCGGGCGGCCTGCCACAGCGCCGGGTTACCCAGCGCACTCTGCTGTTTGTTCTGCGTGTTGAAGCCCAGATAATAAATCAGGCTGGACGGAAAGCTGGCAACTTTCACCCCGGACACCTTTTTGAGCGCATCAAACTGATCGGCACCCAGCTCATAGGCGACATCGGCATCCCCCTGCTGCAACAGCAGGCGGCGGGAGCCGGGATCGGACACCCCCTTAAGAATGACCCGCTTCAGCTTCGGCAGCGGCACCGCGTGAGGGTTCTCCTCCAGCACCAGCGCCTGCTGAGGGACAAAGTTGCGAATGGCGTAGGCCGCGCTGCCCGCCGAATGGTTGCGCAGCCAGCCGTTGCCAAAATCACCGTTGCTGGCATGCTGCTGCGCCAGCTTGCTGTCCACCACCGAGGCCACCGGCGCGCTGAGCAGCCGCAGCGCCAGATCGCGGCCAATCGCCGAGGTCCAGCGGATCTCTATCTGATGGTCACCCTGTGCGATCAGCTGGCCGTCGATATTTTCCGGCGTCCAGCCAAATTCACCGAGAATAAACGCCGGCGTCTTGTTGAGCTTTACGCCCCGGCTCAGCGAATACACCACATCCTGCGCGGTAACGGGATTTCCGCTGGCGAACGTGGCGTCAGGGCGCAGGGTGAAGAGCAGGCTGCGATCGGTTGTGCCCGGCTGCCAGGCGCTGGCGAGTGCGGGATCCAGCCTGCGCGGATCGGTGCGATCGGTGGCGACCAGTCCCTGATAAACGTTAATCAGGCTGCTGGTGCTCACCGTTTCAAAACTTTCAGCGGGGTCGAAGCTGATAATGCCGTCCAGCGGTATGGCAACCACCAGCGTATCGGCTGGCGTAGCGGCATGAGCCAGCTGGGCTAAGCCCAGCGTGACCGCTGCGGTAAGCGTAAGAATTTTTCGCATTGTGGAGTCCTGGAATGGTAGCGTTATCAGGACTATAGGGGGAAACGCAGCGGGGGGAAATGCTGATTCCGGCAAGGGTTAGCTGATTAACAGATTAAGCGTTTCCCTCAGGGCACGATGTAGCCTCTATCCATATGCACCGCGCGATCGCACATATGATCGATCACCTGCGGATCGTGACTGACCAGCACCATGGTCAGCTTATCCTCCTGCTTCAGGCGGTTCAGCAGGTTAAGGATCTCTGCCTGCACCGACATATCCAGTGCCGAAGTGGGCTCGTCCAGCAGCAGGATCTTCGGCTCCAGCAGCAGCGCCCGCACGATAGCCACGCGCTGGCGCTGGCCGCCCGAAAGCTGGTGCGGATAGCGGTCGGCCAGTTCAGGATCCAGACCGGCGTGGCGAAAACCGGCGTCGATGCGCAGATTGATATCCTTTTTCTTCAGCAGCTTCAGCGGCTCTGCCAGGGTGCGCCGCAGGCGATGGCGTGGATGCAGTGAGGCATAGGGATCCTGAAAGACCATCTGCACGTCCTGACGAAGCTGGCCGGTAAACGCGCTCCCCGGCCTGGCCTGATGGCCTGCCAGCATCATCTTTCCCTGCCAGTGGGGATTTAATCCGGCCAGCGCCCACAGCAGCGAGGATTTGCCGCAGCCCGACGGGCCGACCAGACCAAAGCAGGAACCGGCCTCAACCGTCAGCGACACGTCGTGAACGACGGTACGGGTTTCATAGCCCAGTCGGTGAGAAACGCTCAGGTCGCTGAGCTCAATGATGTTCACGGTGTGCCTCCAGTGCCGCGCGGTCAAGCACCGGCAGCAGTTGTCCTTTGGTTGCCAGGCTGGGGCGGCATGACCAGAGCGTGCGGGTATAGGGATGGGTCGCGCGCGGCAGATCGGCCGCGGGTAGCCGGTCAAGAATTTCACCCTGATACATCACCATCACCCGTTCGCAGTGTTCGGCAACCTGCTGAAGATCGTGACTGATCAGCAGCAGCCCCATATTTCGCTGTTCCACCATCCGGCGGATCAGCGCCAGCACCTGGTCGCGCATGGCGTGATCCAGCGCCGAGGTCGGTTCATCCGCGATCAGCAGCTGGGGATCGGCTATCAGCGCAATGGCCAGCATCACCCGCTGACCCATTCCGCCTGACAGCTGGTGGGGATAGCGGCTCATGAGCTGGCGCGGCTGAGGCAGGCCGACCGCGTCGAGCATCTCGCAGACCTTCTCTTTTATCTCCGCCCGGCTGAGCCTCGCGTGGAGCTTTAGCGGCTCCGCCACCTGCCAGCCGATGGTGCGCATTGGATTAAGCGCATATTTTGGGTCCTGCATCACCATAGCCAGCTGGCCACCACGCAGCGGTGCCCACTGGCGTTCGCTTAGCGTCAGGGCATCTTCACCCACCACGTTGAGCGTCTGCGCATTCAGCCGCAGCGAGGGGGAAAGCAGCCCCATCAGGCTGCGCGCGGTTAACGATTTCCCGGAGCCGGATTCGCCCACCAGCGCCACGCGTTCGCGGCCCAGCGTGAAGCTGATATTGTTGACCAGCGTGGCACCGCTGGCGCTGGCAATGTGCAGGCGGTCCGCCACGATCAGAGAAGAGTTTTCAGTTGGCATGTCGGGTATCCAGTCGGTCACGCAGGCCGTCGCCCGTCAGGTTAAAGGCGAGGCTGGCGAGAAGGATCGCGCCGCCGGGCGCGGCAGCCACCCACCACTGATCGAAAATCACTTTGCTGCCCTCGGCCACCATCGAGCCCCATTCGGCGGTCGGCGGCTGTACGCCCATGCCCAAAAAGCCCAGTCCGGCGGCGGAGAGAATGATACCGCCCAGGCTGAGCGCGGCGCGAACCACCGCACCGGGCATACAGAGCGGCAGAATATGGCCAAACATCAGGCGCAGGCCGTTGATGCCCTGCATGCGGGCGGCGGCCAGATAGTCACTACGGCGCAGCGCCAAAGTTTCCGCGCGCGCCTGTCGGGCGAACGGCGGCCAGCTGGTTAACGCCAGCGCCAGTGCGCCGTTCATCAGTCCCGGACCCAGCATCGCCACCAGCGCCAGTGCGATAACCAGATTCGGCAGTGACAGGAAAATATCGGTAATGCGCATCAGCACCCGTTCGGTCCAGCCGCCTAAATAGCCCGCACAGATGCCGATCAGCATGCCCACCGGAATGGTCAGTACCAGGATCAGCGCGACCAGCAGTAGCGTCGGACGGGCACCGTAGATCACTCTGGAGAGCAGATCGCGGCCAAAGCCGTCGGTTCCCAGCCAGTGAGCGGAAGAGGGCGGTAGCAGACGGGCCGTCATCAGCTGTGCGTTGGGGTCGAAGGGGGCCAGCAGCGGCGCCAGCAGCGCGGCCAGCACCAGCACTGCAACCAGCGTACCGCCGATGGCCAGTGAGGTGACGCGGGGGCGTCGGCGTCCGCGAGGCGGGACGCTTTCAAGTTCAGTCAGGTTCTGCGTCATCGGGTTCTCGGATCGGTAAGATAAGTCAGCGCGTCCGCCAGGGCATTCAGCGTGATAAAGCAGCCGCCAATCAGCAGCGTTGAACCCAGGATCGCTGGCGTATCGGAGGCAAATAGCGCGTTAGTCATATAGCGCCCCACGCCCGGCCAGGCAAACACCGTTTCCGTCAGGACCGAGCCTTCCAGCAGCGTGGCGTAGGAGAGCGCCAGCACGGTTATCAGCGTACCGCGGACGTTAGGAAAAACGTGCAGCAGCAGGATACGACCCCGGCTGGCACCTTTGGCGCGTGCGAGAGTGACGTACTCTTTACTGCTCTCTTCCAGCAGCGCCGCGCGCAGTAGTCGGGTTATGCCCGCCATTGCCAGCAGCGCCAGCACCACCACCGGTAGCCAGAGATGGGCGATGGCATTGCGGAACATCTCCGGGTCGCCTGAAAGCCAGCTATCAATCAGCACCAGGCCGGTTTTAGGCTCCAGCGTATAAATCCAGACGTCATCCAGCTGCCCCGGCCCGGCGGACCAGTGAAGGACTGCATAGAACAGCAGCAGCCCGAGCAGACCGAGCCAGAACACCGGCACCGAGTAGCCCAGGAGTGAAACCAGTCGCGCCAGGTTATCCAGCAGGCTACCCGGCTTCCACGCTGCCAGCAGCGCCAGCATAATCCCCAGTGTCGCACCGAGGATCATCGCACAGGTCGCCAGCTCGAGGGTGGCGGGAAAGGTGCGCAGCAGATCGGCTGCCACGGGCTGGCTGGTGAGGCGGGAAATCCCCAGGTCGCCGTGCACCAGATGCGTCAGGTAGTGCCAGAACTGCATTAGCACCGGCTGGTCCAGGCCCAGATCGCGCCGCACCTGGGCATAGGTCGATTCGCTGGCGTGGTCGCCCGCAATTTGCAGCACCGGGTCGACCGGTGACAGGTGCGACAGCATAAAGGTAAAGGCCAGCAGGCCAAGCAGCGTCACCGCCAGCGAGGCGATACCGGTCAGTAGCCGTCCGCCCCGGAGCCAAAACACCCGCGCAGATGCGCGGGTCACCGCAGCGTCTGCCATTATTTACTGACCTGGCCGTAGTAGACCATATCCGGGTTGATACCCTGCACGTAGCCTTGCAGATTGTCACGAACGGCAATCAGGTTGCGCGCCTGCAAGCCAATCACGTAGGGCGAGTTCTTCTGCACTTCACGCTGCATATTCTGATAAAGCGCGATGCGTTTGGTCTTGTCGCTTTCTGCGGTGGCGGCCAGCGTCTGCTTGTTCAGCTCAGGAATATGCCAGTTCGAACGCCAGGCCAGCGTGGTGCTGCCGTTTTCCGGGTTGTAGGCAAAAGCCGATGCGTTGGTATTGGGATCGAAATAATCGGCTCCCCAGGCATTCAGCGTGGCGTCATAGTGATGCGCCTTAACGGTGGTGGAGACTTCGCTGCTGATCCCCGGGATCAGCTCAACCTTCACGCCGCCTTTGGCAAAGCTGGCCTGGAGCGCCTGAGCGATATCAAGGTAGGGCGGCTGATTGCTGACGATCAGCTTAAAGCTGACATTTTTCAGCCCAGCCTTGCTCAGAATGGCTTTGGCTTTGTCCGGGTCATAGGTATACGGATTGTCATTCAGCGCACCGAGGAACCCTTCCGGCAGAAACGCCTGATGCACCTGGAACTGACCTTTCAGCAGCTGGTCAGCAATGCCGTGATAATCGAAGAGGTAGCGCGAGGCTTCCCACAGCGCCGGATTTTTCAGTACCGGATTGGCTTCGGTATTGAACTGCATGTAGTAAAGCGAAGCCATAGGGATCGCCAGCGGCTTCACGCCGGGTTTATTCTTCAGCGCGGCCATCTGATCGGCACCCAGGTTGCGGGCAATATCCGCATCGCCCTGCTCAAGCAGCAGGCGGCGGGCTGCTGGCTCAGGCACGTTTTTAATCAGGACGTTTTTCAGCTTTGGCGCGCCGCCCGGTGAGCTGGCGTTGGCAGAGAGCAGTAGCACCTCGTGCGGAATATATTTGCGGATCTGGAACGGACCGCTACCCGCCGAGTGCATGGCCAGCCATTTATTGCCGAAATCGCCCTTCTGCGCGTTGGCCATGGCGGTTTTTTCATCAATAACCGAGGCGACCGGCGCGGCGAGCAGGCTGAGCACATAGGTGGGGCTGACATTTGCCGTCCAGCTAACCTGTACGTGTTGGTCATCCACTTTTTTCAGCTGCGCGTCGATATTCTCTTTGTTCCAGCCAAGCTGGGTAAGAATAAAGGAGGGATCGAGGTTCAGCTTCACCACGCGGCTGAGGGAGAAGATCACATCTTCCGGGCGAACCGGATTGCCAGAGGCGAATTTTGCCCCCGCGCGCAGGGTAAACGTCAGGCTGCGATTGTCACTGCCGGGCTGCCAGGCGCTGGCCAGCGTAGGCCTCAGCTCGGTCGGGTTCTCAGGATTAGACTGGATCAGACGCTGATAAAGGTTAGTAAAAGCCTGCACCGACGTGAGCTCGAACCCTTCAGCCGGGTCAAAACTGCTGGCGTCATCAATAGACTGGGCAATAACCAGCGTATCCGGTGGCGTGGCGGCAGAGGCGTTAAATGAGGCGGCCAGCGCCACGGCGAGAATTGATGGAACCGCAATCTTCATGGCTTTTTTTACCTTTTAATGTTTTGCGCGAGTGTAGATGACCCTTGTGTCAGATAAATAGTAGATTATTCGCTATAGATATGTGTTTTGGTTATAAGAAAATCGTACAGGTTATAAAAGCTTAACCTTTGTCTAACGGTTAGCGGGTAGCGGCAATCCACAGCCAGGGAGAGACGCCAATCAGATTGTTCAGCATATGGAGCAGGATGGGCAGCTTAAGTCCATTTGAAACGAGGCGGGCGTAGCAAAGCAGCAGTGAAAGCGCGGTCAGGGCAATAAGCGTCTGGGGATGGGTGTACTGCATATGGCAAGCGGCAAAGATTAACGAGGCGATCAGGGCGCAGACCAGCCGCTGCTGTGGTGCCCATAGCAGCAGCCCCTGAAGCAGAAAGCCGCGAAACACCATCTCTTCAAAAACCGGGGCCAGCAGGACGACCGCCAGCGCAAAAATCACCACCCGGCGATGCCCGTCGCCAAGCTGGCTACCGGTCCAGCTTTCGTGAGACAGGTAAAACGACTGCGAAAGAATAAGCATCAGCAGTAGCGCGATGAAGATAAGAAGCTGGCGAAGGTTGAGCTTGCTCTGCGGAATGAGGGGGTAGCGGCGTGAAGTCCAAAAATAGAGCGGCACCAGCACGGCAAACTCCAGCCCACAGAGTACCGGCACCAGCATCCCGTTTTGGCGCAGGGCGGTGAGGTCGGGCAGTACGCTTACCACCAGGGTAAGGGTGTACCACACCAGACATACGCCTGCGCAAAGCAGCGTGCGGGTTATTCTCTCATCAGGATTGTTCATCAGGTACGCCCCAGGCCAAATTCTGCTAAGGGTAACTGATTTATCCTGTCGCTGCGCGCCAGAACGTCACGTTGTCGTGTACGCGAACAGGGCCAGGGTCAAATTCAAAAGCCTTTCTCAATTGTTGCGAAACTCTGCTAACCTGCCGCTTAATCGCCACAGTTAATTGCAAAACAGGAGTGGATAAATGAACCGTTATGGAAAAATCGCGATGGGTATCATGCTGGCTGGGCTGGCGGGTTGCCAGTCGTCTGGAAAACAGGGCGCAAAGGATACGCAGGTTGATCCGGAGATGGACCGCTGCGGCGCGTCTGAGTATCAGCAGTTCGTGGGTAAGCCCCTGTCGTCAGTCGACGCGCTCAGGTTTGACCATCCCGTGCGGGCCATCCCCTATAACTCTGCGGTAACGATGGACTTTAACCTCAATCGACTTAACTTTATGGGTGATGCCCAGGGCAATATTGCCCGCGCCTACTGTGGCTAACCCTCAGGCCGGCAGATGGCCGGCCTGAGCCTAACGATGTGATTTTTTTGCCCACCACAGGCGCAGGCGTATGCCCCATTCGCTGGTCCAGCCCGTCGTGGAAGAGACTATTTTCCCCTTCGAGAGAATAAGGATGGCGGGCAGGGTGTCGATCTCCCAGTCTGCCGTTAGCGTGCCGCCAGGATCGTTCACTACCGGCAGCGCCAGGTTTTTACTCTGCAAC is part of the Erwinia sp. HDF1-3R genome and harbors:
- a CDS encoding ABC transporter ATP-binding protein; its protein translation is MPTENSSLIVADRLHIASASGATLVNNISFTLGRERVALVGESGSGKSLTARSLMGLLSPSLRLNAQTLNVVGEDALTLSERQWAPLRGGQLAMVMQDPKYALNPMRTIGWQVAEPLKLHARLSRAEIKEKVCEMLDAVGLPQPRQLMSRYPHQLSGGMGQRVMLAIALIADPQLLIADEPTSALDHAMRDQVLALIRRMVEQRNMGLLLISHDLQQVAEHCERVMVMYQGEILDRLPAADLPRATHPYTRTLWSCRPSLATKGQLLPVLDRAALEAHREHH
- a CDS encoding ATP-binding cassette domain-containing protein; this encodes MIELSDLSVSHRLGYETRTVVHDVSLTVEAGSCFGLVGPSGCGKSSLLWALAGLNPHWQGKMMLAGHQARPGSAFTGQLRQDVQMVFQDPYASLHPRHRLRRTLAEPLKLLKKKDINLRIDAGFRHAGLDPELADRYPHQLSGGQRQRVAIVRALLLEPKILLLDEPTSALDMSVQAEILNLLNRLKQEDKLTMVLVSHDPQVIDHMCDRAVHMDRGYIVP
- a CDS encoding ABC transporter substrate-binding protein produces the protein MKIAVPSILAVALAASFNASAATPPDTLVIAQSIDDASSFDPAEGFELTSVQAFTNLYQRLIQSNPENPTELRPTLASAWQPGSDNRSLTFTLRAGAKFASGNPVRPEDVIFSLSRVVKLNLDPSFILTQLGWNKENIDAQLKKVDDQHVQVSWTANVSPTYVLSLLAAPVASVIDEKTAMANAQKGDFGNKWLAMHSAGSGPFQIRKYIPHEVLLLSANASSPGGAPKLKNVLIKNVPEPAARRLLLEQGDADIARNLGADQMAALKNKPGVKPLAIPMASLYYMQFNTEANPVLKNPALWEASRYLFDYHGIADQLLKGQFQVHQAFLPEGFLGALNDNPYTYDPDKAKAILSKAGLKNVSFKLIVSNQPPYLDIAQALQASFAKGGVKVELIPGISSEVSTTVKAHHYDATLNAWGADYFDPNTNASAFAYNPENGSTTLAWRSNWHIPELNKQTLAATAESDKTKRIALYQNMQREVQKNSPYVIGLQARNLIAVRDNLQGYVQGINPDMVYYGQVSK
- a CDS encoding I78 family peptidase inhibitor, whose product is MNRYGKIAMGIMLAGLAGCQSSGKQGAKDTQVDPEMDRCGASEYQQFVGKPLSSVDALRFDHPVRAIPYNSAVTMDFNLNRLNFMGDAQGNIARAYCG
- a CDS encoding DUF305 domain-containing protein yields the protein MNIVKTAVISTLLLSAAAMADDTMSMPDRQAQGTAAQHSYQSGMDKMHHSMQKGMTSHDPDVAFANGMTAHHQGAIDMAKTELKYGKDPEMRRLAEAIINAQQPEIDQMQAWLKKQKK
- a CDS encoding acyltransferase family protein — protein: MNIKLLSLVATFLVILLHTAAIPFSYFHLAWSVSVMYEALGRIAFPLFLLITGYISLNKNESLLSTLKTRVLNLVIPLVAWSVIYIIYSHSFKGDTTPVSLLELLSTPAYPHLWFIYTLILLYLVTPLLNTFIQNGSQPRVNYTLTVWFVLASVYMLFDNVKANLLEGQAIPTPSNIDMVVYLSGFYIIGGVARRFDINPKVIISAIIFILSAVLTAVMTYSLSISTFKPNEVFLFYSAPTLVVVSLACFFMLLNAPINYSRRSITLIKTLSRLSLGIFFVHLMVLELLLRLFDINFEGYYSALTIPAVALICYIISAAICWLLRLVPWLRRII
- a CDS encoding ABC transporter substrate-binding protein, which produces MRKILTLTAAVTLGLAQLAHAATPADTLVVAIPLDGIISFDPAESFETVSTSSLINVYQGLVATDRTDPRRLDPALASAWQPGTTDRSLLFTLRPDATFASGNPVTAQDVVYSLSRGVKLNKTPAFILGEFGWTPENIDGQLIAQGDHQIEIRWTSAIGRDLALRLLSAPVASVVDSKLAQQHASNGDFGNGWLRNHSAGSAAYAIRNFVPQQALVLEENPHAVPLPKLKRVILKGVSDPGSRRLLLQQGDADVAYELGADQFDALKKVSGVKVASFPSSLIYYLGFNTQNKQQSALGNPALWQAARWLVDYDGISKDLLKGQFQVHQTFLPEGFDGALTSQPFHYDLNKAKAILQQGGIRPGTRFSLTIVNQPPYTDIAQALQASFAKADIQIDIQPVAEAELWAKMRGRDFQSIFIYWGADYVDPNTNASTFAYNVPNGPKTLAWRLGWTIPKLSEQTRAAAAESNVKTRNALYQQLQTEIQQNSPYVVTLQGQKLVGLRSNIQGAQQGIGTSMLYYDRVSKN
- a CDS encoding ABC transporter permease, coding for MADAAVTRASARVFWLRGGRLLTGIASLAVTLLGLLAFTFMLSHLSPVDPVLQIAGDHASESTYAQVRRDLGLDQPVLMQFWHYLTHLVHGDLGISRLTSQPVAADLLRTFPATLELATCAMILGATLGIMLALLAAWKPGSLLDNLARLVSLLGYSVPVFWLGLLGLLLFYAVLHWSAGPGQLDDVWIYTLEPKTGLVLIDSWLSGDPEMFRNAIAHLWLPVVVLALLAMAGITRLLRAALLEESSKEYVTLARAKGASRGRILLLHVFPNVRGTLITVLALSYATLLEGSVLTETVFAWPGVGRYMTNALFASDTPAILGSTLLIGGCFITLNALADALTYLTDPRTR
- a CDS encoding CPBP family intramembrane glutamic endopeptidase produces the protein MNNPDERITRTLLCAGVCLVWYTLTLVVSVLPDLTALRQNGMLVPVLCGLEFAVLVPLYFWTSRRYPLIPQSKLNLRQLLIFIALLLMLILSQSFYLSHESWTGSQLGDGHRRVVIFALAVVLLAPVFEEMVFRGFLLQGLLLWAPQQRLVCALIASLIFAACHMQYTHPQTLIALTALSLLLCYARLVSNGLKLPILLHMLNNLIGVSPWLWIAATR
- a CDS encoding ABC transporter permease — protein: MTQNLTELESVPPRGRRRPRVTSLAIGGTLVAVLVLAALLAPLLAPFDPNAQLMTARLLPPSSAHWLGTDGFGRDLLSRVIYGARPTLLLVALILVLTIPVGMLIGICAGYLGGWTERVLMRITDIFLSLPNLVIALALVAMLGPGLMNGALALALTSWPPFARQARAETLALRRSDYLAAARMQGINGLRLMFGHILPLCMPGAVVRAALSLGGIILSAAGLGFLGMGVQPPTAEWGSMVAEGSKVIFDQWWVAAAPGGAILLASLAFNLTGDGLRDRLDTRHAN